The region TTGGCAAGGACGGCAAAAGAGCATGATATGATAATTCTTGGTCCCAATTGTATGGGACTGATGAATTCCTCCCTTTCCATGAATGCCAGCCTTGATCCTGATTTTACCTTAAAGGGCAATATCGCGTTTTTTTCACAGTCCGGTGCCATGTGCACCACCGCTCTTGATTGGGCCAACAGTGAAGGCGTCGGTTTCTCCAAGTTCATAAGCCTCGGCAACAAGGCGGTGCTAGGTGAAGCCACCATGCTAAATTATCTCGCCGGTGATGAGGACACAAAAGTCATTGTCGGCTATTGCGAGACCCTCAAAGACGGGCATGATTTTTTGCGGACAGCCTACGACACCACGTTTAAAAAGCCCCTTATACTCCTGCGGGCAGGGGAGACTTCTGCCGGTGCGCGTGCCGCATCTGCCCATTCCGGAGCTTTGACCGGGGCCACTTCCGCTTACAATGCCGCTTTTCGGCAGACCGGAGTGATGCAGGCCGTGGATGTGGAGGATATGTTTAATCTGGCGCACGCTTTTTCCTGTCAGCCGCTGCCTGAAGGGGCCAACGTGGCCATTGTCACCAATTCAGGAGGACCGGGTATCCTTGCTGCCGATATGTGCGAAAAGGGCACACTGAATATATCCCGGCCTTCCAACGTGACTCTGGAAATGATGAAGGAAGTGCTGCCTCCTTATGCGTCCCTGTACAATCCTATCGATATGCTGGGTGATGCCAAGGCGGATACCTATCATCACGTTCTCCGGGCCGTCGCGCAGGATGATATTTTTCATTCTATTATGGTAATTCTTACCCCCGCAGCCAACATTCTTGATGATGTGGAAAAGGTGGCCGAGGATATTATCGAACTGGAAAAGGAATGCGATAAGCCCATAATAACTTGTTTTATGGGTGATTATTCGACCAGAAAAGCCCGCAGGATGCTCCGCGCCGCCGGGATTCCCTGCTACGAATTTCCAGAGGCCGCGGTCCGTTCCCTCGACGCTATGACCCGCTGCTACCGCTGGCAGAAAAAGGACTGGCCCATTGATGTCTGTTTCCGGCGGGATTATTCCAAAGCCAAGTCCATTGTTGATAACTGCCGCAAGACCGGGTTGACCGAGCTGGTTGAGCTGGATGCCCAGCAGATGGCTTCGGCTTATGAGCTTCCTGTGCCGGAAACTGTGCTGGCCCGGACTTCCAATCAGGCGGCCAAGGCTGCTAAAAGAATAGGCTATCCCGTTGCCTTGAAAGTTGCTTCGCCCCAGATTTACCGTAAACAGGAGCTTGGGCTGGTTGTTATCGATATCCAGACTCCGCAGGCACTGCGCAAGGCATTTCTTGAAATAACCACCCGCGCGGCCAGAAGATGTAAGGATGCCTACATAACCGGTTGTCTGGTGCAGGCCATGGGTCCGAAGGAATCCCACGAGATAGTGATCAGTTTTAAGCGTGACCCCCAGTTCGGGGCTCTTATTAATTTTTCTCTGGCCGGTCTTCATGTGGATCTGCTCGGTGATGTCTCATCCCGACTGGCTCCACTGGCACTTAATGACGCACAGGAAATGATTCGCGAAATCAAGGCCTATCCTATTTTACGGGGAGTGCGCTCCGGTGCGGCAGTTGATCTCGGCGCGCTGGAAGATGTTCTGCTCATGGTTTCGCAGATGGCTTCCGATCTGCCGGAAATTCAGGAAGCTGAATTCAACCCGGTAATTGTTGGCCCTGACGGAGCTGTTGTCGCCAATATGCGCATGACAGTAAGTTAAGAAGAGTGTTTTTTCCGGTGATTTAATTTTTTGCAGCAGGGTTTGAGAATCGTGAAATCTTTTATTAGGCTTCGCCGAAGTTGTATGAGATAATCCTGTTGATTCAGCTTTGATTACAAGGAGGACTTTATGTCCGGTTTATATATAGGTTCTACCAGTGGTTATTCCGGTAAGAACATGATTGTTATGGGGTTGGGCTTGTATTTCCAGAAGCAGGGTGTAAGCCTCGGTTACATGAAACCCGTGGGAGCTATACCTGCTGAAGTTGACGGCAGGCTCGGTGATGAGGACGCCTTTTTTATTCAGAAAGTCCTCGGTGTCTCCAACCCTTCACACGTAGTTACCCCGGTGGTTGTTACCCATGATTTTAAAGTCCATGCCTTTAACGGTAAGGTTGAAGATCATGTGCAGCCGATTATCGATGGCTATGCCAAGATCAGTGCAGGTAAGGACCTTACTCTGGTTGCCGGGTCCGGTTCTATGTATTCCGGTAAATATTGCGGAGTGGATGGAATTCATCTGGTCAAAAAACTCGGGATCAAGTGCGTAGTCATTGACCGCTTTCAGAAGGAACTTAATTACGATTATCTGGTGGTGCTTAAGGAAGCGCTGGGCGACAGTCTGGTCGGAGTTGTGCTCAATGACATCCCGCCTACTTTCATGGACGAGATTACCACCCTTATCAAACCTTTTCTGGAACGTAAGGGCGTTAAAGTCCTGGGTATAATTCCCAAGGACCCGCTTATGGGTACTATTAAGGTCGGGGATCTTGCCGACCGTTTGGGCGGAAAGATCATCACCGCGCATAACCGTACCGATCAGCCTGTGGAAAGTTTCCTTATCGGGACCATGCAGGTGGAAAATTTTATGACTCATTTCCGCAAGCACCGCAATTCCGCGGTTATCGTCGGCGGGGACCGTTCAGACGTTCAGCTTGTGGCTCTTGAAGGGGAGTGTCCCTGTCTGGTGCTGACCGGTAATCTTTACCCCAATGATATTATCCTTACCCGTTCTGAAGTGCTGGAAACTCCGATTATAGTGGTTCGTGACGATACTTTCAGTGTTGCCAAAAAGATGGAAGATATTCTTTCCCGCCATAAACTGCGTGAGTCGGCCAAGATCAGGCATGGAGTCGAACTTGTAGAGCAGCATATAGATTTTGGATACTTGAAAAAGAAGCTTGGCCTGAATTATTAATCCAGGCCGGATTTAAGAATTTGATAAAGGGGTGCTCGCGGTCGGGCACTCTTTTTTTTTATAATCTTGCAAAGTGAGGATTGTTGTTCATTTCGTGTTTGATGGTGGTTTTGGGGCCGTGGCCGGAGAAAATCTGAGTCGATCCGGGAAGGATGAAGATTCTATTTTTTATGGAGCTGATGAGTTCGTTGCTATCACCGCCGGGCAGATCGGTGCGTCCCACGGAAATCATGAACAGCAGGTCGCCGACAAAGGCGGAGCCCAATGTAGGAAAAAAAAATGAAAGGCTTCCGGGTGTGTGTCCCGGAGTCTCAAGGATCATTACCGGATTATCGAGGATGGTCTGGCGACCTTGACGCAAATCCTTGATTTCAAAATTCAGCTTTTTTTTGAATTCAAGGAATCCTCCTTCATTGATAGGAATGTCACTAAGGTAAAGGTCCTTATGGTTACCGTAAACTTCGGCTCCGGTCATTTCCTGCAACGCGGAAACCCCGCCGATATGGTCAAAATGCATGTGGGTCAGGTAAATTGATTGCACGGTCAACCGGCGTTCCCTAATTGCCTGCAGCATGGGGGCCGGGTTTAAGCCGCAGTCTATTACCACAGCTTCATTTCCGGAACTGAGCAGGTATGAGTTGGTTTGCATGGGATCTAGAACAAATGTTTCTACCTGTATTTCTTTCATTATTTACGGGCTTGACTGAAAGTCGGCAATAGAGTGAAATCTCATAGTTCAACAATAACCATTAAGGAATAAGAATGCTTTACTTTTTGGGAAACTGTCAAATGGATTTTCTAAGCAGGGCAGTTAAAGAAGCAGGGCTTCCATCTACCTATCGGGTACTGGCTTCCCCGCTTACTTATAACAGCTCGCCCGGAATTATTCCTCATGAACTTGTTGTAATGGATGATAAGTTTGAGCTGGATAAATTTTATCATGACCGCAAGCTAGCACATCAATTTCAGCTGATAACGCCTCATGATACCGCTCCACAGCTTATCGTACTTAACCTTTTTCACGAGAACAGTCCGCTCTTTGTGAATAACGCATTGAAGTATATCTTTTTCATCAATCCCGAATCATGGAAGGAACATCCTGAACTGGAACAGTGGATGAAAAATGATTTCGGTATGATACAGCCAAATCCCAATGCTTACTTGAAGCGCTACCGGGAAATGCTCGGCAATCTGCGTGAACGCTTCCCCCAGGTTCCCATCATTGTTGTTTCCCGTTTATCCCACTATCCGGCATTCGGTCCGGACCCTTATTCTTATCTTGATGGTTGGTCCGCCCTGTGGCAGGCAGCCGGGGCTGTGATTAAAAATTGGGAAAGTGAACTTGCGAATCTGACTGTAGTTGAAATGGACCGCATATTCGGCGGCATATGGGCCGGTTCGGAGAAGCATATCGAAGCTCATTGTCCATTCCTCAAGTTCCAATTGACCGAGAATAACAACACGATCACCGGATTGCATGCCAGTCGCGATGTGGAGCATATCGGCTCCATGTGGCCTGTTCTGGCAGGGAAAATTGTGCAGTTTATGAATGAGAAACGCGTAACCTATTCCGAGGCGGAAACTGTTCCCGACGAGTGGCTTGAGCCGTGGCAACCGGAAAAATTTCCAGAGGATAAACTTATGGAAATGCTCTCTTCAGGAGCTAATTACCGCTGCGCACGGGCTGTCGGTTCTTTTTTTCTGGATCTAGGCAGGGATTACACTGATTTATTGGCCCGGACTGCGGAATTTACCCCGGTTTGTCACAACACATTACATATGATCAAAACGTATTCCCGTATCTGGCCCAACCCCGTCTTGGCGCATTGGTGTCAGGTACATAGAAATAACGCAGCCGCGTTTACAGCCAACGGGCCGCTTTACACTCAGGACTATCTTAATAGAATCGATGAAATAGAAAGGTTTGTTCTGTCAGATTTACAAATATAACATAGTTTCAGTCATCATAAGAAAAAGGAGAGTCAAGGATTGTTTTATTCCAATCTCATTGTTGTTCTTACCGTCATCATCGTGGGCGTTTTTTTACTTTTCTATCGCCCATTGACCAATTCCTCAGCATGGCGGGCCACAATCACACCACTGGCTTCGATCATGGGGTCCGGGTTTCTGGTTTGTGTTCCTCTGCTTTATACAAACGTGGGTAACTACGCAGTCTTGGCGATAACCGGTCTGCTTGTTCTGGCTTACGGGGTAGGGTCTGTCATACGCTTCAATATCCGCTATAGTGAGCCTTTGCTATCAGGCAACAGTTGCGCCTTACCGGTGAATGGGAACCATCATTCACGGCACGTAGCTCATTGCCAGAGCGCGCGAAAGGTTCAATCAGTTGGTCTTGCCAGCACGTTGGAACAGACATCGCACATCGTGCTGTCTGTTGCGTACTGCATTTCCGTGTCCTATTACCTGCAGCTCATGGCTGAATTCGGACTAAGCTTTTTGTCCTTGGATTCGGCCATGTTCGGTAAATGGGTGGTAACCATAACCCTTGTGTCTATCGGTGCGGTGGGTACAGCTCGAGGCCTTAAAGGCATCGAAAAGGTCGAGCGTGTCGTGGTAGGAGTCAATCTGGCTATGATAGCGGCCTTGGTGGCCGGTCTGATCTATTACAATGTACAGGCGAGCCTCGACGGAACATGGAAACTTCATCCCATCCCTTTTCCTGAAGATTCCTGGCATACTATACGGTTGGTAATGGGGATGCTCATCGTGGTTCAGGGGTTTGAGATATCCCGATTCCTCGGGGACGAACATCCGGCCGGAGAGCGTATCCGGACCATGCGGATAGCACAGCTCGTGTCTGCCGGGATTTACGTCGTATTCATTGGACTCATGGGCATAGTCATCAGCAAAAACGGGCTGAACAGTAACGCAGGAGTTACAGCGATTGTCGACTATTCATCAGCGGTTGCTCCAATACTTCCTTTTCTATTGACCATGACGGCGCTGGGTAGCCAGTTTTCTGCGGCTACGGCAGATGATGCAGGCTGTTCCGGCTTGCTCGAATCGATCTTCAAAGGCTTGATACCTATAAAATATAACTATGTGGTGGTGAGCACTTCTGCCATAATCATAACTTGGCTGACCGACGTGTACCAGATTATCAGCTATGCCTCACGTGCCTTCGCGCTTTTCTATGTACTGCAATGCGCTGTGGCAATACTGACTCTTCGCAAACTCAAATCCTCCCCTTTTCCCCTGGCTAGAGGCATATTGTTCGGCTTAATCGGCATACTCTGTCTGGGAGTGACGATCTTCGGTATCCCGGCTGGATAGTCAAACCGGAAAGTGGCGGGGTGCATACAACGTCACGAACTAAATTTAAAATTCCTGTCTGTGGTGCTGCGATTAGAGATGGGCTGAAAAAAGTGCCGATGGTTAATTCAGAGGGGAGTGCATTAAAATTTGCCTCCCCTTTTTTTTGTGTGGGTATCTTTTTACCCTGCGCCTTGGGATTTATGTAGTAAATATGGGTGATTATATTGTTGGCGAAATGATCTGATATTGTGCACAGGACAAAAAAAATAGGTGTCACAGCCATTTAGCTGTGACACCTGAGAAATATGGTGCCGAAGAGAAGACTCGAACTTCCACGGAGAAACCTCCACTAGACCCTGAACCTAGCGTGTCTACCAATTCCACCACTTCGGCACTCGGTAGAGAGGTTTGTATTTACTTAAGCGTAGTTTGGCAAGAACTTTTTTTGTTAAATCGTAAATAAGTCGTAAAAATAAAGTGCGATATTCCCCTCAGCGGTCTTTTGGTATGGGGAAAAGTGTATCAATTCGCAGATAAGGAGTTTATTATTGTGTCGACTGTTTTCTCCTGTTAAATATCTTTAAACCTGAAATCCAATTAGGGGGATTACTCAATGGACCCGTCTGCACTTGTGCCTGCAGCAATCGGAATTTCCGTTCATCCTGTCTGGCCTGTCGCTTTTTCAATCGTTGCGTTTTCTGCTCACCTGCTGCTAATGAATGCGGTTTTCGGTGGATCGGCAATCGTTTTTATTCACTCCCTTGCCGGGGGAACACCTGTATC is a window of Maridesulfovibrio sp. DNA encoding:
- a CDS encoding acetate--CoA ligase family protein, with amino-acid sequence MFEPESIAVVGASPDPVDKASIIIANLLSSGYKGKIFPVNGEEAKVHGLTAVSSVSKLPRSTDLALICLPPAEAIKAVEELADVPVRAAVVTSGGYGETGREGYRLEKQLARTAKEHDMIILGPNCMGLMNSSLSMNASLDPDFTLKGNIAFFSQSGAMCTTALDWANSEGVGFSKFISLGNKAVLGEATMLNYLAGDEDTKVIVGYCETLKDGHDFLRTAYDTTFKKPLILLRAGETSAGARAASAHSGALTGATSAYNAAFRQTGVMQAVDVEDMFNLAHAFSCQPLPEGANVAIVTNSGGPGILAADMCEKGTLNISRPSNVTLEMMKEVLPPYASLYNPIDMLGDAKADTYHHVLRAVAQDDIFHSIMVILTPAANILDDVEKVAEDIIELEKECDKPIITCFMGDYSTRKARRMLRAAGIPCYEFPEAAVRSLDAMTRCYRWQKKDWPIDVCFRRDYSKAKSIVDNCRKTGLTELVELDAQQMASAYELPVPETVLARTSNQAAKAAKRIGYPVALKVASPQIYRKQELGLVVIDIQTPQALRKAFLEITTRAARRCKDAYITGCLVQAMGPKESHEIVISFKRDPQFGALINFSLAGLHVDLLGDVSSRLAPLALNDAQEMIREIKAYPILRGVRSGAAVDLGALEDVLLMVSQMASDLPEIQEAEFNPVIVGPDGAVVANMRMTVS
- a CDS encoding phosphotransacetylase family protein, which encodes MSGLYIGSTSGYSGKNMIVMGLGLYFQKQGVSLGYMKPVGAIPAEVDGRLGDEDAFFIQKVLGVSNPSHVVTPVVVTHDFKVHAFNGKVEDHVQPIIDGYAKISAGKDLTLVAGSGSMYSGKYCGVDGIHLVKKLGIKCVVIDRFQKELNYDYLVVLKEALGDSLVGVVLNDIPPTFMDEITTLIKPFLERKGVKVLGIIPKDPLMGTIKVGDLADRLGGKIITAHNRTDQPVESFLIGTMQVENFMTHFRKHRNSAVIVGGDRSDVQLVALEGECPCLVLTGNLYPNDIILTRSEVLETPIIVVRDDTFSVAKKMEDILSRHKLRESAKIRHGVELVEQHIDFGYLKKKLGLNY
- a CDS encoding MBL fold metallo-hydrolase — protein: MKEIQVETFVLDPMQTNSYLLSSGNEAVVIDCGLNPAPMLQAIRERRLTVQSIYLTHMHFDHIGGVSALQEMTGAEVYGNHKDLYLSDIPINEGGFLEFKKKLNFEIKDLRQGRQTILDNPVMILETPGHTPGSLSFFFPTLGSAFVGDLLFMISVGRTDLPGGDSNELISSIKNRIFILPGSTQIFSGHGPKTTIKHEMNNNPHFARL
- a CDS encoding SGNH/GDSL hydrolase family protein produces the protein MDFLSRAVKEAGLPSTYRVLASPLTYNSSPGIIPHELVVMDDKFELDKFYHDRKLAHQFQLITPHDTAPQLIVLNLFHENSPLFVNNALKYIFFINPESWKEHPELEQWMKNDFGMIQPNPNAYLKRYREMLGNLRERFPQVPIIVVSRLSHYPAFGPDPYSYLDGWSALWQAAGAVIKNWESELANLTVVEMDRIFGGIWAGSEKHIEAHCPFLKFQLTENNNTITGLHASRDVEHIGSMWPVLAGKIVQFMNEKRVTYSEAETVPDEWLEPWQPEKFPEDKLMEMLSSGANYRCARAVGSFFLDLGRDYTDLLARTAEFTPVCHNTLHMIKTYSRIWPNPVLAHWCQVHRNNAAAFTANGPLYTQDYLNRIDEIERFVLSDLQI
- a CDS encoding amino acid permease, whose translation is MFYSNLIVVLTVIIVGVFLLFYRPLTNSSAWRATITPLASIMGSGFLVCVPLLYTNVGNYAVLAITGLLVLAYGVGSVIRFNIRYSEPLLSGNSCALPVNGNHHSRHVAHCQSARKVQSVGLASTLEQTSHIVLSVAYCISVSYYLQLMAEFGLSFLSLDSAMFGKWVVTITLVSIGAVGTARGLKGIEKVERVVVGVNLAMIAALVAGLIYYNVQASLDGTWKLHPIPFPEDSWHTIRLVMGMLIVVQGFEISRFLGDEHPAGERIRTMRIAQLVSAGIYVVFIGLMGIVISKNGLNSNAGVTAIVDYSSAVAPILPFLLTMTALGSQFSAATADDAGCSGLLESIFKGLIPIKYNYVVVSTSAIIITWLTDVYQIISYASRAFALFYVLQCAVAILTLRKLKSSPFPLARGILFGLIGILCLGVTIFGIPAG